A genomic segment from Triticum dicoccoides isolate Atlit2015 ecotype Zavitan chromosome 1A, WEW_v2.0, whole genome shotgun sequence encodes:
- the LOC119293003 gene encoding CTP synthase-like, with protein sequence MKYVLVTGGVVSGLGKGVTASSIGVLLKACGLRVTSIKIDPYLNTDAGTMSPFEHGEVFVLDDGGEVDLDLGNYERFLDIKLTRDNNITTGKIYQAVINKERKGDYLGKTVQVVPHITDEIQDWIERVAMNPVDGTDKPADVCVIELGGTIGDIESMPFIEALGQFSYRVGAGNFCLVHVSLVPVLTVVGEQKTKPTQHSVRGLRGLGLMPDILACRSTQPLEENVKLKLSQFCQVPVSNIVNLHDVTNIWHIPLLLRDQRAHEAILKVLGLWCVGKVPQEPKLSEWTERASRFDKLKSPVRIAMVGKYTGISDSYLSILKALLHASVALDRKLVVDWVPSCDLEDSAAKETPDAYEKAWGLLKGANGVLVPGGFGDRGVQGKILAAKHARENNVPYLGICLGMQIAVIEYARSVMKLRDANSTEFDPAAKTPCVIFMPEGSKTHMGATMRLGSRRTFFQVNNCKSAKLYANANYVDERHRHRYEVNPDMVSEFEKAGLSFVGRDESGRRMEIIELPTHKFFVGTQFHPEFNSRPGKPSPLFLGLIAASSGQLEHLLQRTSGAVSSPTRCIAGPGAPKTKLRMNGLVSTYFANGSSIHI encoded by the exons ATGAAGTATGTGCTGGTGACCGGCGGCGTGGTGAGCGGCCTGGGCAAGGGCGTGACGGCCAGCAGCATCGGCGTCCTCCTCAAGGCCTGCGGCCTCCGCGTCACCTCCATCAAGATCG ATCCCTACCTCAATACCGATGCCGGAACCATGTCCCCCTTCGAGCACGGCGAGGTCTTCGTCCTCGACGACGGCGGCGAG gtggacttggatcttggaAATTATGAGCGGTTTCTGGACATCAAGCTGACTcgcgacaacaacataaccactggAAAGATCTACCAG GCTGTTATTAACAAAGAACGAAAAGGGGACTACCTGGGAAAAACTGTTCAG GTTGTACCGCACATTACCGATGAAATACAAGACTGGATTGAACGCGTGGCTATGAATCCGGTTGATGGCACAGATAAGCCAGCTGATGTTTGTGTCATAGAACTTGGTGGCACTATAG GGGACATCGAATCAATGCCTTTTATCGAAGCATTGGGTCAATTTTCGTACCGCGTAG GAGCTGGAAACTTTTGCCTGGTTCATGTTAGTCTTGTACCAGTTCTAACCGTAGTTGGTGAACAG AAAACAAAGCCTACCCAGCATAGTGTCCGTGGACTAAGAGGACTTGGGTTGATGCCTGATATCTTGGCATGCCGCAGTACTCAG CCACTGGAAGAAAATGTGAAACTGAAACTCTCGCAGTTTTGCCAAGTTCCG GTTTCAAATATCGTTAATCTCCATGATGTCACAAACATCTGGCACATCCCTTTGTTGCTCAGG GATCAGAGAGCCCATGAAGCTATTCTGAAGGTTCTGGGCCTTTGGTG CGTGGGGAAAGTGCCTCAAGAACCTAAGTTGTCTGaatggactgaaagagccagcagaTTCGACAAACTGAAATCTCCA GTCAGGATTGCCATGGTTGGAAAATATACCGGCATATCGGATTCCTACCTGTCTATTTTGAAG GCTCTTCTGCATGCGTCGGTTGCTTTGGACAGGAAACTGGTAGTGGACTGGGTTCCTTCATGTGATCTTGAAGATTCTGCTGCTAAAGAG ACGCCTGATGCCTATGAGAAAGCATGGGGTCTACTAAAG GGTGCAAACGGCGTACTAGTTCCGGGAGGCTTTGGAGACAGAGGTGTCCAGGGAAAAATTCTTGCTGCAAAACATGCGCGAGAAAACAACGTTCCGTATCTCGGCATTTGCTTGGGCATGCAAATTGCAGTGATCGAATATGCACGTTCTGTCATGAAGCTGCGTGATGCTAATAGCACGGAGTTTGATCCAGCTGCAAAAACACCATGTGTTATCTTCATGCCAGAG GGCTCCAAAACTCACATGGGCGCGACGATGCGCCTCGGTTCAAGGAGGACATTTTTCCAGGTCAACAACTGCAAATCTGCTAAACT GTATGCCAATGCTAACTATGTAGACGAACGACACCGCCACAGATACGAG GTGAATCCTGACATGGTCTCAGAATTTGAGAAAGCAGGGCTTTCTTTCGTGGGCAGGGATGAGAGCGGGAGACGCATGGAG ATTATTGAGCTACCAACCCATAAGTTTTTCGTGGGCACGCAATTTCATCCTGAATTTAACTCTAGGCCTGGAAAGCCATCACCACTTTTCTTAG GATTGATCGCTGCATCATCTGGACAGCTAGAGCACCTGCTTCAGCGTACTTCCGGTGCTGTCAGCTCACCGACTAGGTGCATCGCCGGTCCCGGAGCCCCTAAGACCAAGTTAAGGATGAACGGCCTGGTGTCGACGTACTTCGCGAATGGCAGCAGTATTCACATCTAG